In the genome of Microcoleus sp. AS-A8, one region contains:
- a CDS encoding roadblock/LC7 domain-containing protein, which produces MAIDTHKLGMLVQRFVATTPDVQGAAVVTPDGLPLAASLPGSMDEERVSAMSAAMLSLGERIGKELLAGVTDRIYVEGDEGFTILTSCGDEAVFLVLAGKQAKQGVLLLEIKRTVADVKPALL; this is translated from the coding sequence ATGGCAATCGATACTCACAAACTTGGGATGCTCGTACAAAGATTTGTCGCCACCACCCCGGACGTTCAAGGTGCGGCAGTAGTTACCCCAGACGGTTTACCCCTAGCGGCTAGCTTACCCGGTAGCATGGATGAAGAACGAGTTTCCGCCATGTCTGCTGCCATGCTCTCCTTGGGTGAGCGCATTGGTAAGGAACTCTTAGCCGGTGTAACCGATCGCATCTATGTTGAGGGTGACGAAGGTTTTACGATTTTGACCAGTTGTGGTGACGAGGCGGTGTTTCTTGTCCTAGCTGGCAAGCAAGCAAAGCAAGGGGTGTTGCTCTTAGAAATTAAGCGCACTGTTGCTGATGTCAAGCCCGCTTTGCTGTAG
- a CDS encoding ATP/GTP-binding protein, whose translation MKIMRLVVAGAPGSGKSTFVRTISEIEVIETERGATDHTALLKKKTTVAFDYGRFTFGSSLEVQIYGTPGQSRFNFMWDYLIKSAHTYIVLVAAHRPNDFHYARQIISYMNQRVAIPMIIGLTHTDCPGVSSTEEIMAKLGYMNQRNRPSVMNVNPNERGSIIEVLMACMTLVVERTGSNQALKRNQRNK comes from the coding sequence ATGAAAATCATGCGTTTAGTAGTAGCAGGAGCCCCAGGATCTGGCAAGTCCACCTTTGTCCGAACGATTAGTGAAATTGAAGTCATAGAAACAGAACGCGGTGCTACTGATCACACAGCCCTGCTAAAGAAAAAAACCACCGTTGCCTTTGACTATGGTCGATTTACATTTGGTTCTTCCCTGGAGGTGCAAATCTACGGTACCCCTGGTCAATCTCGCTTTAATTTTATGTGGGATTATTTGATTAAGAGCGCTCATACTTATATTGTGCTGGTAGCAGCCCATCGACCCAATGATTTTCACTACGCTCGCCAGATAATATCCTATATGAACCAGCGAGTGGCAATCCCGATGATCATTGGTCTAACCCATACGGACTGCCCAGGAGTCTCTTCTACGGAGGAAATTATGGCAAAACTGGGCTACATGAATCAGAGAAATCGACCCTCAGTTATGAACGTTAATCCCAATGAACGGGGTTCAATTATTGAAGTTCTAATGGCTTGCATGACCCTTGTGGTTGAACGTACTGGTAGCAATCAAGCTCTAAAAAGGAATCAGAGAAATAAGTAA
- a CDS encoding transposase, translating into MILLFGCQQSLIHTSKDIQAIIEYLCRESNKVFNCAVYYARQIYFKAHKYVTKAELDNELKNNRHFQAMYSQAAQQTCHSVFEGFKSFKALNKLFRQGKLVEKPRPPKYRKRGLNIVSYPKQALKLIGNNIRIPLGSKVKAWFGMDSFTLALPSNLEFKDIRELRLLPRNQCFYAEFVYKLETVEAHLNPDNALGIDPGMDNWLTCVSTTGTSFIIDGKHVKSLNRWYNKKVSTIKDNKPQGFWSKKLAHLTEQRNRQMRDAVNKAAILVINHCLENNIGTIVFGWNQGQKHESNLGSKNNQKWVQVPTARLKERISQLCEQYGIRFVETEESYTSKASFVDGDYLPSYGEKPDNWKPSGKRVKRGLYRTALNWYINADCNGASNILRKVSGMLGINLSGLSRVPLTAPQRVSLWSAKKTRRDGVLTRPEVSA; encoded by the coding sequence GTGATTTTATTGTTTGGATGTCAACAAAGTTTAATTCATACAAGCAAAGATATTCAAGCGATAATTGAGTATCTTTGTCGTGAGTCTAACAAGGTATTTAACTGTGCGGTATATTATGCCCGTCAAATATACTTCAAGGCTCACAAGTACGTCACCAAAGCCGAATTGGATAACGAATTAAAGAATAATCGGCATTTTCAGGCTATGTACTCTCAAGCTGCCCAACAAACTTGTCACAGCGTCTTTGAAGGTTTTAAGTCTTTCAAGGCTCTCAATAAGTTATTTAGGCAAGGGAAGCTAGTAGAAAAACCTAGACCTCCCAAATACCGTAAGCGCGGTTTAAATATTGTCAGCTATCCCAAACAAGCTCTAAAGCTGATAGGCAACAATATTAGAATTCCGCTGGGAAGCAAGGTAAAAGCTTGGTTCGGCATGGATTCATTCACTCTTGCCCTGCCGAGCAACTTGGAGTTTAAGGACATCCGGGAATTGCGGCTACTCCCTAGAAATCAGTGCTTCTACGCTGAATTCGTGTACAAGTTAGAAACGGTAGAAGCTCACCTCAATCCCGACAACGCCTTGGGAATCGACCCAGGTATGGACAACTGGTTAACCTGTGTTTCTACGACAGGAACCAGTTTTATCATTGACGGGAAACATGTTAAATCCTTGAATCGCTGGTACAACAAAAAGGTTTCCACGATTAAAGATAATAAACCCCAAGGTTTCTGGTCTAAAAAATTAGCGCATCTAACGGAACAAAGAAACCGTCAGATGCGCGATGCTGTTAATAAAGCAGCAATATTGGTCATTAACCATTGCCTTGAGAATAATATTGGAACCATTGTTTTTGGGTGGAACCAAGGACAGAAACATGAATCCAACCTGGGTTCTAAGAACAATCAAAAATGGGTACAGGTTCCTACGGCTCGACTCAAAGAACGAATCTCTCAACTGTGCGAACAGTATGGGATTCGATTTGTAGAAACTGAGGAATCATACACCTCAAAAGCTTCCTTTGTTGATGGTGACTATCTTCCTTCATACGGTGAAAAACCCGATAACTGGAAGCCATCAGGAAAGCGAGTAAAACGCGGTTTATATAGAACTGCCCTCAATTGGTACATCAACGCAGATTGCAATGGTGCATCCAATATCTTGAGGAAAGTAAGCGGAATGCTTGGAATAAATCTGAGCGGACTGTCTAGGGTGCCTTTGACAGCACCCCAAAGAGTTTCTCTTTGGTCAGCTAAGAAGACGCGGAGGGACGGTGTTTTAACCCGTCCCGAAGTATCCGCTTAG
- a CDS encoding M42 family peptidase, whose translation MSSFDYDQLFQTIEELVLHHSPSGVEGEIDQLLISRFQALGVQVWQDRAGNAIAKIPGRTSERAIAITAHKDEIGAIVKSVGDEGRVEVRKLGGAFPWVYGEGVVDLLGDKQTISGILSFGSRHVSHESPQKAQQEDKPVHWEDVWIETKCTPEELEAAGVRVGTRMVIGKHRKRPIRLKDYIASYTLDNKASVAILLALAQQLKTPSVDTYLVASAKEEVGAIGALYFTQNQPLDALIALEICPLSSEYPIEAGEAPVLLSQDGYGIYDEGLNGELRQAAKACNVPLQLATISGFGSDASIAMKLGHVARAACLSFPTQNTHGYEIAHLGAIANCIHLLNTYCQTDWA comes from the coding sequence ATGTCTTCGTTTGATTACGACCAACTCTTCCAAACGATTGAAGAACTCGTTTTACACCATTCTCCAAGTGGTGTAGAGGGGGAAATTGACCAACTGCTGATCAGTCGATTTCAAGCGTTGGGAGTCCAAGTGTGGCAAGATAGAGCCGGAAATGCGATCGCCAAAATTCCGGGGCGCACTTCCGAACGAGCCATTGCCATTACCGCGCACAAAGATGAAATTGGCGCAATTGTCAAGAGTGTAGGCGATGAGGGACGGGTTGAAGTCCGCAAACTCGGCGGTGCTTTTCCTTGGGTTTATGGAGAGGGTGTCGTTGATTTATTGGGTGACAAGCAAACGATTAGCGGTATTCTCTCTTTTGGGTCGCGCCATGTGTCTCATGAATCCCCGCAAAAAGCCCAGCAGGAAGATAAACCCGTACATTGGGAAGATGTTTGGATAGAAACGAAGTGTACCCCAGAAGAACTAGAAGCGGCTGGCGTGCGCGTGGGAACCCGGATGGTGATTGGGAAACATCGGAAGCGACCAATACGCCTGAAAGATTACATTGCCAGCTATACGCTGGATAACAAAGCATCCGTAGCCATTCTTTTAGCCTTAGCACAACAACTCAAGACTCCCAGCGTGGATACTTATTTAGTCGCCTCGGCAAAAGAAGAAGTCGGCGCGATCGGGGCACTGTATTTTACTCAAAATCAACCCTTAGATGCCTTGATTGCTTTGGAAATTTGCCCTTTGTCGTCTGAGTATCCCATAGAAGCGGGGGAAGCACCCGTGTTGCTGTCTCAGGATGGCTATGGCATTTATGACGAGGGCTTAAATGGGGAGCTGCGGCAGGCCGCAAAAGCCTGTAATGTACCCCTACAACTGGCAACCATTAGTGGATTTGGCAGTGATGCTTCCATTGCCATGAAGTTGGGTCATGTGGCGCGTGCCGCCTGTTTGAGCTTTCCCACTCAGAATACTCATGGGTATGAGATTGCTCATTTGGGTGCGATCGCCAATTGTATCCATCTTCTTAACACTTACTGCCAAACCGACTGGGCGTAA
- a CDS encoding SGNH/GDSL hydrolase family protein, whose product MNKQIAATGFVLFSFLLPLKAAAATFTQMYVFGDSLSDPGNVFNATLQATGAGSPPPPYFDGRFSNGPNWIDYLGQDLNLNPTPYTEISPATSPTQGINFAFGGSTTGTENTFNPNLIGLQQQIGLFTSLIPPNQTADPNALYVLWAGANDYLPTQSNFTPFTTPDTTIGNLSLALSTLAALGAKNFLVANLPDLGSLPATRSTPISDSLNNLVSLHNTSLNTTLNTLSQAPGSDLNIKLLDVNSLLKSAISNPAQFGFTNVTDACLNNLNCVIGGQTVQNQYLFWDNIHPTTETHQQIAKLAFDELESQSVPEPATIAGTVIFGALVTGWRLKKKSQPVS is encoded by the coding sequence ATGAACAAGCAAATTGCAGCCACAGGATTTGTTCTCTTCTCTTTCCTGTTGCCGCTTAAGGCGGCGGCGGCAACGTTTACACAAATGTATGTGTTTGGTGATAGCCTCTCAGATCCGGGGAATGTATTCAATGCTACGCTTCAAGCGACAGGAGCTGGCTCTCCTCCACCGCCTTATTTTGATGGACGTTTTTCTAATGGCCCCAATTGGATAGATTACCTCGGTCAAGACCTAAACTTAAACCCAACTCCTTATACAGAAATTAGTCCAGCAACTAGTCCAACTCAAGGGATAAACTTTGCTTTTGGTGGTTCTACCACAGGAACAGAGAACACGTTCAATCCAAATTTGATTGGATTACAGCAGCAAATTGGTTTATTTACAAGCCTCATCCCACCCAATCAAACGGCTGATCCGAATGCCCTTTATGTTCTATGGGCGGGTGCCAATGATTATCTGCCGACGCAAAGTAATTTTACACCCTTCACCACACCGGATACGACCATCGGCAATTTATCCTTGGCTTTAAGTACTCTCGCGGCACTGGGTGCGAAAAATTTCTTAGTTGCCAACTTACCCGATTTAGGAAGTCTGCCGGCTACCAGATCGACCCCGATTTCTGATAGCCTCAATAATTTGGTCAGCCTTCATAACACGAGCCTAAACACAACCCTGAATACGTTAAGTCAAGCGCCCGGTTCTGATTTGAATATCAAATTGCTCGATGTGAATTCCCTGTTGAAGAGCGCTATCTCAAATCCTGCTCAATTTGGCTTCACCAATGTTACTGATGCTTGTCTCAACAACTTAAATTGTGTTATTGGCGGTCAAACGGTACAAAATCAATACTTGTTTTGGGATAATATCCATCCCACAACCGAGACTCATCAACAAATTGCCAAATTAGCCTTTGACGAATTAGAGTCCCAATCCGTCCCTGAACCAGCGACGATAGCGGGTACAGTCATTTTCGGTGCTTTGGTTACAGGTTGGAGGCTGAAGAAAAAATCTCAACCCGTGAGTTGA
- a CDS encoding S-layer homology domain-containing protein — translation MPVQSFQRPVLLAGFALCLLSVLTSCASGLTGAALENALKADPNLKNDTTLFGRSSQGNGQSVTSVQLPNDFPTEIPRYPNAELQNVEPLTGSMPQGYRTRWSSSDPINNIGNFYQRVLSSNGWQITSQDSAGGKLVARQNNLEVTLTIPSANTQPSPSETPPVTDKSTASTTEFGIEYIRTQANATSVSPSPSQPDVAQPEKTPEVTNSPTQTSSTPSEGFTDLEKLPQALRQQIEDLVELEALRVDKSAAKQNSNASGTPFEANKSITRREFARWLVAANNQIFANRPGQQIRLASETSQPAFGDVPRSDRDFSSIQALAEAGLIPSSLSGDSTAALFRPNAPLTRETLVLWKVPLDTRQTLPTASLDIVKQTWGFQDVAKIDPKTWRAVVADFQNGEQSNIRRVFGYTTLFQPKKTVTRAEAAAAVWYFGSQGEGQSAKEALLLKNQPSQPSPKLETTPSTDNSP, via the coding sequence ATGCCTGTGCAGTCTTTTCAACGCCCTGTCCTACTGGCTGGTTTCGCCCTTTGCTTACTGAGTGTGTTGACTTCCTGTGCCTCCGGTCTAACTGGCGCAGCACTGGAGAATGCCTTGAAAGCAGACCCGAATCTGAAGAATGACACTACTCTTTTTGGTCGGTCATCTCAGGGTAATGGTCAGTCCGTGACTTCGGTGCAATTGCCAAACGATTTTCCCACCGAGATTCCCCGTTATCCCAACGCTGAGTTACAGAATGTTGAGCCGTTAACAGGGTCGATGCCTCAAGGCTACCGAACCCGTTGGTCATCCTCTGACCCCATCAATAATATTGGGAACTTTTATCAACGGGTATTGAGTTCAAACGGATGGCAGATTACCTCTCAGGATTCAGCCGGGGGGAAGTTAGTCGCACGTCAGAACAATCTGGAAGTAACCCTAACAATTCCCTCTGCTAACACTCAACCCTCCCCTTCAGAAACACCACCTGTTACGGACAAGTCTACGGCCAGCACGACGGAATTTGGCATTGAGTACATTCGGACTCAGGCGAATGCCACATCAGTGTCCCCATCGCCGAGTCAGCCAGACGTGGCGCAACCTGAAAAAACTCCAGAGGTGACCAATTCGCCCACACAGACTTCATCCACACCATCCGAGGGATTCACTGACTTAGAGAAACTCCCTCAAGCCTTGCGCCAGCAAATAGAGGATTTAGTCGAATTGGAAGCCTTAAGGGTGGATAAATCTGCCGCCAAACAAAACTCGAATGCTAGCGGCACTCCCTTTGAAGCCAATAAATCCATTACACGTCGTGAGTTTGCGCGTTGGTTAGTTGCCGCGAATAATCAGATTTTTGCCAATCGTCCGGGACAGCAAATCCGTTTAGCCTCAGAAACCTCTCAACCCGCCTTTGGGGATGTGCCCCGCAGCGATCGCGATTTTTCCAGCATTCAGGCATTGGCAGAGGCGGGTTTAATTCCCAGTTCTTTGAGTGGCGATAGTACAGCCGCCTTGTTTCGTCCCAATGCTCCCTTAACGCGGGAAACGCTGGTTTTATGGAAGGTACCTTTAGATACCCGTCAAACCTTGCCCACAGCCTCACTGGACATCGTTAAGCAAACTTGGGGCTTTCAAGATGTAGCCAAGATTGACCCGAAGACGTGGCGGGCTGTAGTCGCCGATTTTCAGAATGGTGAACAATCCAATATCCGTCGTGTATTTGGTTACACAACCTTGTTTCAACCCAAGAAAACCGTGACTCGCGCTGAGGCGGCGGCAGCGGTTTGGTACTTTGGTTCTCAAGGGGAAGGGCAATCAGCAAAAGAAGCGCTGCTGCTCAAGAATCAACCCAGTCAGCCATCCCCAAAACTGGAAACGACACCCTCTACTGACAATAGCCCATAG
- the lepB gene encoding signal peptidase I yields the protein MTSEEKKLAAHPKSLGLAEATPDTMTDEKSTVVKEPPNIWRQFRENLQIVLIALVLALIIRSFVAEPRFIPSESMLPTLEVGDRLVVEKMSYHFRAPAIGEIVVFDPPEQLQLQGYAKDQAFIKRVMATPGQIIQVKDGKVYRNYVPLKEDYIAEPPDYQMEAVRVPEGHLFVMGDNRNNSRDSHAWGFLPQQNVIGHACFRFWPLKRMGRV from the coding sequence ATGACTTCAGAAGAAAAAAAATTGGCGGCGCATCCTAAGTCTCTCGGTTTGGCAGAGGCTACGCCAGACACCATGACAGATGAAAAGTCAACGGTGGTGAAAGAACCACCGAACATTTGGCGACAATTCCGGGAAAATCTGCAAATTGTTTTAATCGCACTGGTTTTGGCCTTAATCATTCGATCGTTTGTGGCAGAACCGCGCTTTATTCCTTCGGAGTCAATGTTACCAACGTTAGAAGTTGGCGATCGCCTAGTTGTGGAAAAAATGTCCTACCATTTCCGAGCTCCTGCGATCGGAGAAATTGTCGTCTTCGATCCGCCCGAACAACTCCAGCTTCAGGGTTACGCTAAAGACCAAGCCTTCATCAAACGCGTAATGGCCACACCTGGGCAAATTATTCAAGTCAAAGACGGCAAGGTTTACCGCAATTATGTCCCGCTCAAGGAAGACTACATTGCCGAACCGCCAGATTATCAAATGGAAGCAGTACGGGTACCGGAAGGCCATCTATTTGTGATGGGAGATAACCGGAATAACAGCAGAGACTCTCACGCTTGGGGCTTTTTGCCTCAACAAAACGTCATTGGTCACGCTTGTTTCCGCTTCTGGCCTCTCAAGCGGATGGGTCGGGTTTGA
- the pyrF gene encoding orotidine-5'-phosphate decarboxylase, whose translation MPVEDRIIVPLDVPTEQEAIALVEQLPQVTFWKVGLELFVSTGPGIIRFLKNQQKRVFLDLKFHDIPNTMAGATRQAATYGVDLITIHATAGRRALEAVNLAARDGAQQAGYASPKLIAITLLTSLTSRDLAFDLKVPVELPEYALQMALLAQESSLNGAVCSPVEVAQLRRVCGDDFLLVCPGVRPSWAQADDQQRSMTPSDAIKAGADYLVIGRPITAAPEPVAAWEKICEELGALGV comes from the coding sequence ATGCCTGTAGAAGACCGGATTATTGTTCCTTTAGATGTTCCGACTGAGCAAGAGGCGATCGCACTCGTCGAACAGTTGCCGCAAGTCACGTTCTGGAAAGTAGGGCTGGAACTGTTTGTCAGCACAGGGCCTGGAATTATTCGTTTTTTGAAAAATCAACAAAAGCGGGTATTTCTCGACCTAAAATTTCATGACATTCCTAATACCATGGCAGGGGCGACACGTCAAGCGGCAACTTATGGCGTGGATTTAATCACCATTCATGCCACAGCGGGTCGCCGTGCGCTCGAAGCGGTGAATCTGGCAGCGAGGGATGGGGCACAACAGGCCGGTTACGCGTCCCCGAAGTTAATCGCCATTACCCTGCTGACGAGTCTCACCTCACGGGATTTAGCCTTTGACCTAAAAGTGCCTGTGGAACTGCCCGAATATGCCCTGCAAATGGCACTATTGGCTCAAGAATCGAGTTTGAACGGAGCCGTTTGTTCTCCTGTGGAAGTGGCTCAACTGCGCCGCGTTTGTGGGGATGATTTTTTGCTGGTTTGTCCAGGGGTGCGACCGAGTTGGGCACAAGCTGATGACCAACAACGCTCCATGACGCCATCAGACGCCATCAAAGCCGGTGCCGATTACCTCGTCATCGGGCGACCCATTACGGCAGCGCCGGAACCCGTTGCCGCTTGGGAGAAGATTTGCGAGGAACTAGGGGCACTTGGTGTCTAA
- the tyrS gene encoding tyrosine--tRNA ligase, with product MSNFESAIPNELAWLYRGISEIFPNQADSQDANENLVQRLRQTDRPLRVKLGIDPTGADIHLGHSIPVRKMRAFQDAGHTAVLIIGDFTARIGDPTGKSDVRRQLSVDEVKYNAQTYLDQVRPILDFETPGRLEIRYNSEWLEPLGLAKILELLATMTVGQMLAKEGFAERYKQENPIYLHEFLYPLMQGYDSVAVEADVELGGTDQKFNIAVGRDLQRHFGQTPQFGLLTPILIGTDGVQKMSKSLNNYVGLRDEPLTMYQKLEGTKDNQVDSYFELLTDLALDELPTNPRDRQQLLAWTIVSHYHGKKAADEAKQGGAIPEFSLAAVTFPAKLFYILNASGLCESSGEARRQIQNGGVKLEGDRISTVDLTFDSPDALNGKVLQVGKKKFVRLVP from the coding sequence ATGTCAAATTTTGAATCCGCCATTCCCAACGAGCTAGCGTGGCTCTATCGAGGTATCAGTGAAATTTTTCCCAATCAAGCCGATTCTCAAGATGCTAACGAAAATTTAGTTCAGCGTTTAAGGCAAACCGACCGTCCCTTACGGGTAAAGTTGGGAATTGACCCAACAGGAGCCGATATCCATCTTGGTCATAGTATTCCAGTCCGTAAGATGCGGGCTTTCCAGGATGCGGGTCATACCGCCGTCCTGATTATTGGGGATTTTACCGCACGAATTGGTGACCCGACCGGTAAATCTGACGTGCGCCGTCAGCTTTCTGTGGATGAGGTTAAGTACAATGCTCAAACGTATTTGGATCAGGTACGCCCGATTCTGGACTTTGAGACACCAGGACGTTTAGAAATTCGTTACAACTCGGAGTGGTTAGAACCGCTGGGCTTGGCGAAAATTCTAGAATTGTTGGCGACCATGACAGTGGGGCAGATGCTGGCGAAGGAGGGATTTGCGGAGCGCTATAAGCAAGAAAATCCGATTTACCTGCATGAATTCCTCTACCCACTGATGCAAGGGTATGATTCGGTAGCGGTAGAGGCTGATGTTGAGTTGGGGGGAACTGACCAAAAATTTAATATTGCTGTCGGGCGAGATTTGCAACGGCATTTTGGGCAGACGCCTCAGTTTGGACTCTTGACGCCGATTTTAATCGGGACAGATGGGGTGCAGAAGATGTCCAAGTCGCTCAATAACTACGTTGGGTTAAGGGATGAACCCTTGACGATGTATCAGAAGCTGGAAGGGACGAAAGACAATCAGGTGGATTCGTATTTTGAGTTGCTGACGGATTTAGCCTTGGACGAACTACCGACCAATCCACGCGATCGCCAACAACTGCTCGCTTGGACAATTGTCTCTCATTACCACGGCAAGAAAGCGGCGGATGAAGCCAAACAAGGGGGGGCTATCCCTGAATTCTCTTTGGCTGCGGTTACATTTCCCGCTAAGTTGTTCTATATCCTGAATGCCAGTGGACTGTGTGAATCGAGTGGAGAGGCGCGGCGACAGATTCAAAATGGGGGGGTGAAACTAGAGGGCGATCGCATTTCTACGGTTGACCTCACCTTTGATTCCCCAGATGCCTTAAATGGCAAAGTGTTACAAGTTGGGAAAAAGAAATTTGTCCGTCTAGTACCATAA
- a CDS encoding penicillin-binding protein 1A codes for MSSSTVQQKQDTKSGSSSVFHFVQGVAQVAGGTILGITMLTSSIVAGGLVGLATSFRNLPDVRVLRGYVPSETTYIYDIKGKELASLHGEANREVVKLDQINPVLKRAVLAMEDSHFYMHHGINPNSVGRALLINWEKNTVVEGGSTLTMQLVKNLFLKPERKFSRKIAEAVMAIRLEQIFTKDQILEMYLNQIYWGHNNYGIQTAAQSYFSKTADQLNLAESAMLAGLIQSPEEYSPFVNLKVAKERQGIVLNRMETLGWITATEAEAARKQKLNIGKLTSWRTSKLPFITEAVVSELNERFGREAVLKGGMRVQTTIDTKFQEMAEQTVASSYANIRYRGLYAGQVALAAVDPRTHFVKALVGGVSYKKSQFNRASQAKRQPGSAFKPFVYYTAFATGKYGPSSTVMDTPVSYRDGSGWYSPRNYGGGYSGAMTIRTALTVSANVPAVKIGRAVGLDKVIETCRTLGIKSPMEPVTSLPLGAIGLTPLEMAGAYATFASNGWYSDTTIIVRVTDSTGNVLLDNTPKPRLVLDPWATASLTNVLQGVINGGTGKAAQIGRPAAGKTGTTSSERDVWFVGYTPQLSTAVWIGNDNNRPLGGGATGGQYAAPIWRNFMLKALKNEPVQSFPAPSKFNRP; via the coding sequence GTGTCATCTAGCACCGTTCAACAAAAACAAGATACCAAAAGCGGCTCATCATCCGTTTTCCACTTTGTACAGGGAGTTGCTCAGGTCGCAGGTGGAACCATCCTCGGCATCACCATGCTAACGAGTTCAATCGTTGCCGGTGGGCTTGTTGGCTTGGCAACCAGCTTCCGCAATCTTCCAGATGTCAGAGTGCTACGGGGCTACGTGCCCTCAGAAACGACTTATATCTATGACATTAAGGGCAAGGAATTAGCCAGTCTCCACGGTGAAGCCAATCGCGAAGTTGTCAAGTTAGACCAAATCAACCCTGTACTCAAGCGAGCTGTACTCGCGATGGAAGACAGCCACTTTTACATGCATCATGGGATTAACCCCAATAGTGTGGGGCGGGCGCTCTTAATCAACTGGGAAAAGAATACAGTGGTTGAAGGTGGCTCAACCCTAACCATGCAGTTGGTGAAAAATTTATTTCTCAAGCCAGAGCGTAAGTTTAGCCGCAAAATTGCTGAGGCGGTGATGGCTATCCGACTTGAGCAAATCTTCACCAAAGACCAGATTTTGGAAATGTACCTCAATCAAATCTATTGGGGTCACAACAATTATGGGATTCAAACCGCTGCCCAAAGCTATTTTTCTAAAACGGCTGATCAACTCAACTTGGCAGAGTCGGCGATGCTAGCCGGATTGATTCAGTCTCCGGAAGAATACAGTCCTTTTGTGAACCTCAAAGTCGCCAAAGAACGACAAGGTATTGTTTTAAACCGGATGGAAACCCTAGGCTGGATTACAGCCACCGAAGCAGAAGCGGCTCGTAAACAAAAGCTGAATATAGGCAAGCTAACTTCTTGGCGGACGAGTAAGCTTCCATTTATCACAGAAGCCGTTGTCAGTGAGTTGAATGAGCGGTTTGGTCGCGAGGCTGTCCTCAAAGGTGGGATGCGCGTCCAAACGACAATTGACACCAAGTTCCAGGAGATGGCTGAACAAACTGTTGCCAGTTCCTATGCCAATATTCGTTACCGTGGGCTTTATGCGGGTCAAGTTGCCCTAGCTGCCGTCGATCCTCGGACACATTTTGTGAAAGCGCTGGTTGGCGGCGTGAGTTACAAAAAGAGCCAGTTTAACCGAGCGAGCCAAGCCAAACGCCAACCCGGTTCTGCCTTTAAACCCTTTGTTTATTACACAGCCTTTGCCACTGGCAAATATGGCCCTTCGTCCACCGTCATGGATACCCCAGTGAGCTATCGGGATGGTAGCGGCTGGTACTCTCCCCGAAACTACGGTGGGGGTTATTCGGGTGCAATGACCATTCGCACGGCTTTAACCGTATCGGCTAACGTTCCCGCCGTCAAAATCGGGAGAGCTGTCGGACTAGATAAAGTGATTGAAACCTGCCGCACCCTGGGCATTAAAAGCCCCATGGAGCCAGTCACTTCCTTGCCACTGGGAGCCATTGGCTTAACCCCCTTGGAAATGGCAGGAGCTTATGCCACCTTTGCCAGTAATGGTTGGTATTCTGACACAACAATTATTGTCCGAGTGACCGACAGCACGGGCAATGTTTTGTTAGATAACACCCCTAAACCCAGGTTAGTACTCGATCCTTGGGCTACTGCTTCTCTCACGAACGTGCTGCAAGGCGTGATTAATGGTGGTACCGGAAAAGCAGCACAAATCGGACGCCCAGCCGCAGGTAAAACGGGTACGACCTCATCGGAGCGAGATGTTTGGTTTGTTGGGTATACACCGCAGTTATCGACCGCTGTTTGGATTGGCAATGATAACAACAGACCCCTCGGCGGTGGAGCAACGGGCGGTCAATATGCGGCACCCATTTGGCGAAACTTTATGCTAAAAGCGTTGAAGAACGAGCCAGTGCAAAGCTTCCCAGCCCCTTCTAAGTTTAATCGTCCCTAA
- a CDS encoding DUF1825 family protein, protein MGFFDSDIVQQEAKQLFEDYQSLIQLGGSYGKFDHEGKKIFIEQMEALMERYRIFMKRFELSEDFMAQMTVEQLKTQLGQFGITPQQMFDQMNMTLERMKSELKKQP, encoded by the coding sequence ATGGGGTTTTTTGACTCAGATATTGTCCAACAAGAAGCTAAACAGCTGTTTGAAGATTACCAATCCCTAATCCAACTGGGAGGCAGCTATGGCAAATTTGATCACGAAGGGAAAAAGATTTTTATCGAGCAGATGGAAGCGCTGATGGAGCGCTACCGTATTTTTATGAAACGCTTTGAGTTATCTGAGGACTTTATGGCTCAGATGACAGTGGAACAACTTAAGACCCAGCTTGGTCAGTTTGGCATTACACCTCAGCAAATGTTCGACCAAATGAACATGACTCTGGAACGAATGAAATCAGAGCTAAAAAAGCAACCCTGA